A window of the Brumimicrobium sp. genome harbors these coding sequences:
- a CDS encoding ATP-binding protein: MNVSSLIPTEKIIERLRYENPWWVNKQIPETYSSMSKRLYFDLFYPYVIEKKVRRALVLMGPRRVGKTVMLFHSIQQLIDEKINPQKIFFVGIDNPIYVHLSLEDILSLCKQSLNQEDLKGCYVFFDEIQYLKDWERHLKVLVDNYPETKFIVSGSAAAALKWHSTESGAGRFTDFMLPPLTFQEYIHLKGMNHLIYDGKISYGNNQIPYCLTHDIKTFNKEFIHYLNFGGYPEVVLSEKIQNDMGRYVKNDIVDKVLLRDLPSLYGIKNVQELNRFFTYIAYNTGNEFSYEKMSQESGIQKDTLRKYLEYLEAAFLIKVLNKVDVNAKRLKRVTSFKVYLTNPSLRTALFSPISEIDKEMGNMVETAVLSQWMHREKLDLTYARWKEGRSEGEVDLVLVDDKKYKPVWGVEVKWSNRYFEKPNELKSLITFCKNNKFEKALVTSIDQTGVKEIDNLLFSFLPASVYSYNIGDITLKMKNNG, translated from the coding sequence ATGAATGTTTCAAGTCTTATTCCTACAGAAAAAATAATAGAACGCTTACGGTATGAAAATCCTTGGTGGGTAAACAAACAAATACCCGAAACCTACAGCTCAATGTCAAAGCGCCTGTATTTTGACTTATTCTATCCTTATGTGATTGAAAAGAAAGTACGAAGAGCTTTGGTTCTTATGGGGCCAAGACGTGTTGGTAAAACCGTTATGTTATTCCATAGTATTCAGCAACTGATCGATGAAAAGATTAATCCACAGAAAATATTTTTCGTAGGTATTGACAATCCCATTTATGTTCACTTAAGTTTAGAAGATATTTTAAGCCTTTGTAAGCAATCGCTCAACCAAGAAGACTTAAAAGGATGTTACGTTTTTTTTGACGAGATACAATACCTTAAAGATTGGGAACGACATCTAAAAGTACTTGTTGACAATTATCCTGAAACAAAATTTATTGTATCCGGATCTGCTGCTGCCGCTTTAAAATGGCATAGTACTGAAAGTGGAGCTGGTAGATTCACTGATTTTATGTTGCCTCCTCTCACATTTCAAGAATACATTCACCTCAAGGGAATGAATCATCTTATTTATGATGGAAAAATAAGCTATGGTAACAATCAAATACCATACTGCCTTACACACGACATAAAAACTTTTAACAAAGAGTTTATACACTACTTAAACTTCGGAGGGTATCCTGAGGTGGTATTAAGCGAAAAAATACAAAATGATATGGGTAGATATGTCAAAAACGATATTGTTGATAAAGTTTTATTGAGAGATTTGCCAAGTTTGTATGGAATAAAGAATGTACAAGAATTAAACAGATTTTTTACATACATAGCGTATAATACTGGTAACGAATTTTCGTATGAAAAAATGAGTCAAGAGAGTGGCATACAAAAAGACACCTTAAGAAAATATTTAGAATATCTTGAAGCAGCCTTTCTAATTAAAGTGTTAAACAAAGTTGATGTAAATGCCAAACGTTTAAAACGAGTAACAAGTTTCAAAGTCTATCTAACCAATCCTTCATTGCGAACTGCATTGTTTTCACCCATCAGTGAAATTGACAAAGAAATGGGAAATATGGTAGAAACAGCAGTTCTATCCCAATGGATGCACCGTGAAAAATTAGACTTAACCTATGCACGTTGGAAGGAAGGACGAAGTGAAGGTGAGGTAGATTTGGTCTTAGTCGATGACAAAAAATATAAACCAGTTTGGGGTGTTGAGGTAAAATGGAGTAACCGTTATTTTGAAAAACCTAATGAACTAAAAAGTCTCATAACATTTTGTAAAAACAATAAATTTGAAAAAGCTTTGGTAACATCAATAGATCAAACAGGCGTTAAAGAAATTGACAATCTATTATTTTCCTTCTTACCGGCATCAGTTTACAGTTATAATATTGGCGATATAACTCTCAAAATGAAAAATAATGGATAA
- a CDS encoding OmpA family protein, with translation MKRFYAVFLYIGVVAILFSCAPVYKCGDVRPDGGIQGSSRLLEVVKERDELCDHLKIKEEENAYLLKKSQQLTFINDSIVAKNIQIQGQFDDLQATISDLKDKNEKLREEKLELAERYSTAITNNLNQGVLYDERIRDKERRVEAKEAELEVREAKIKELENKLNAKDSTAERMEYLLRKALLGFDADELTISIKENKVYVSMSDKLMFASGKTEVQTKGQRALQFLAEVLVKNKEFLIMVEGHTDNVPIKNDKFNDNWDLSVARATSIVRLLQDNGIEPVRMTASGKGEFAPRASNDSAEGKAKNRRTEIILYPAVKN, from the coding sequence ATGAAGAGATTTTATGCTGTTTTTTTATACATAGGAGTAGTTGCCATTTTATTTTCATGTGCCCCTGTTTATAAATGTGGGGACGTAAGACCTGATGGAGGCATTCAAGGAAGTTCTCGATTATTGGAGGTTGTAAAAGAGCGTGACGAATTATGTGATCATTTAAAAATAAAAGAAGAAGAGAATGCTTATCTCTTAAAAAAATCACAACAATTAACTTTTATAAATGATAGCATTGTAGCAAAAAATATTCAAATACAAGGACAATTTGATGATTTACAAGCAACTATTTCTGATTTAAAAGATAAGAATGAAAAACTCAGAGAAGAGAAATTGGAGTTAGCAGAGCGTTATTCAACCGCTATTACCAATAATCTGAATCAAGGGGTTTTATATGATGAACGAATCAGAGATAAAGAGCGAAGAGTTGAAGCGAAAGAAGCGGAACTAGAAGTACGTGAAGCAAAAATTAAAGAGTTAGAAAATAAATTAAACGCAAAAGATTCTACAGCTGAAAGAATGGAATATTTACTGAGAAAGGCATTACTCGGTTTTGATGCTGATGAATTGACTATTTCTATAAAAGAAAATAAGGTATATGTTTCCATGTCAGACAAGCTGATGTTTGCATCTGGAAAGACAGAAGTACAAACAAAAGGTCAAAGAGCGCTTCAATTCTTAGCTGAAGTTTTAGTAAAAAATAAAGAATTTCTCATAATGGTGGAGGGACATACGGATAATGTTCCAATTAAAAACGATAAATTTAACGATAACTGGGATTTAAGTGTCGCAAGAGCTACTTCAATTGTTAGATTATTACAAGATAATGGAATTGAGCCAGTACGGATGACAGCTTCAGGAAAAGGTGAATTTGCCCCAAGAGCTAGTAACGATTCTGCCGAGGGTAAAGCAAAAAACCGAAGAACAGAAATCATATTATATCCAGCAGTAAAGAACTAA
- a CDS encoding CDP-alcohol phosphatidyltransferase family protein: MFTIANILTGSNLLCGVLSIVFTFSGRLEWAVAAIVLGAIFDFFDGFAARLLKQQGELGKQLDSLADVVTFGVAPAMIVFVLLILSNTLDIILANGGSLSNLWLDGTTMGYSIQVWINTYLNDLVVNNMENNPFRYEGWHKFAPFFAFLIPFFSMFRLAKFNLDKRQTTGFIGLPTPANSLFFASFALMLWAGFNDDSWKSILSIALISNQILIPTVILFSILLVAEIPLFSLKFSTYSWNENQIKYIFLGLSVVLLITLQVWGLSLIILLYILLSIIRNRLTLKNKIKA, translated from the coding sequence ATGTTTACTATAGCAAATATATTAACTGGAAGTAACCTCCTGTGTGGAGTTTTGAGTATTGTATTCACTTTTTCTGGGCGACTCGAATGGGCTGTTGCAGCTATTGTGCTAGGCGCCATCTTTGATTTTTTTGATGGATTCGCAGCACGTTTACTCAAACAACAAGGTGAATTAGGAAAGCAACTGGATTCTTTAGCTGATGTGGTTACCTTTGGCGTTGCGCCAGCCATGATTGTTTTTGTATTATTGATCTTATCGAACACCTTAGATATCATACTTGCCAATGGTGGCAGTCTTTCTAATTTATGGTTGGATGGAACAACGATGGGGTATAGTATTCAAGTTTGGATAAATACGTATCTGAATGATTTAGTGGTAAATAATATGGAGAATAATCCATTTCGTTACGAAGGATGGCATAAGTTTGCTCCATTTTTTGCCTTTTTAATTCCGTTCTTTAGTATGTTCCGATTGGCTAAATTCAATTTGGATAAAAGACAAACGACAGGATTTATCGGTTTACCTACACCAGCGAATAGTTTATTCTTTGCCTCCTTTGCTTTAATGTTATGGGCAGGATTTAATGATGACAGCTGGAAATCTATTCTATCTATAGCTTTAATTAGTAACCAAATTCTTATACCAACTGTTATTCTATTTTCTATTTTATTGGTAGCTGAAATCCCTTTATTTTCTTTAAAATTCTCTACGTATAGTTGGAACGAAAATCAAATTAAGTATATTTTTTTGGGACTTTCAGTAGTATTATTGATTACTCTTCAAGTGTGGGGGTTGTCGTTAATAATACTTTTATATATTCTACTGTCAATTATAAGAAATAGATTAACTTTGAAAAATAAAATTAAAGCATAA
- the purS gene encoding phosphoribosylformylglycinamidine synthase subunit PurS — protein sequence MKYRAEIDVMPQDALLDPQGKAVTQGLKNMGLSEVEDVRIGRHIRVFIEAGSKDEAIEKTKTACDKLLVNHVMEQYTFSVFEVEMA from the coding sequence ATGAAATATAGAGCAGAAATTGATGTAATGCCACAAGATGCATTGTTAGATCCACAAGGAAAAGCAGTAACTCAAGGTTTAAAAAACATGGGGCTTTCTGAAGTGGAAGATGTAAGAATTGGAAGACATATCCGTGTATTTATCGAAGCGGGAAGCAAAGACGAAGCTATTGAGAAAACAAAAACAGCTTGCGATAAATTACTTGTAAATCATGTGATGGAGCAATATACTTTTTCTGTATTTGAAGTAGAGATGGCATAA
- the thrS gene encoding threonine--tRNA ligase has protein sequence MSIKITLPDGTIKEVEKGTTSLDIAKNISEGLARNVLAAEVNGEIIDSMRPLNTDSTLKLLTWNDNGGKSTMWHSSAHLMAEALEAIYPGVKLAIGPPVKNGFYYDVDFGDYSFAEKDLEAVENKMRELAKNNSEYIRKEVSKADAIAYFEKKGDPYKLELISELNDGEITFYTQGGFTDLCRGPHIPNTSFIKAIKLTSIAGAYWRGDEKNKQLTRIYGITFPKNSELTEYLEKLELARQRDHRKLGKELELFTFSQSVGQGLPLWLPKGADLRNRLENFLRKVQRKAGYVQVITPHIGAKDLYVTSGHYAKYGADSFQPIHTPDENEEFLLKPMNCPHHCEIYKSKPHSYKELPLRFAEFGTVYRYEQSGELHGLTRVRGFTQDDAHIFCTPEQVKGEFQKVIDIVLYIFKTLDFKNFTAQVSLRDPDNPSKYIGSDENWHKAESAIKEAVAEKDLNTVIEYGEAAFYGPKLDFMVEDALGRQWQLGTIQVDYNLPERFELEYIGADNQKHRPVMIHRAPFGSMERFVAVLLEHCGGEFPLWLAPEQLAILPISENFNDYAEKVLNLLNNYDIRGFIDDRNEKIGKKIREAEIGKTPFMLIVGEKEMETNTVSVRQRGVGDIGSMSIEDFSKVINNIIETELGKN, from the coding sequence ATGAGTATTAAAATTACGCTTCCAGATGGAACGATTAAAGAAGTTGAAAAAGGAACAACTTCATTAGATATAGCAAAAAATATTAGTGAAGGTTTAGCAAGAAACGTGCTTGCAGCCGAAGTTAACGGAGAAATTATTGACTCCATGCGCCCATTGAATACGGATAGCACTCTAAAACTCTTAACATGGAATGATAATGGAGGGAAATCTACTATGTGGCATTCTTCTGCACACTTGATGGCAGAAGCCTTGGAAGCGATATATCCGGGAGTTAAATTGGCTATTGGACCTCCTGTAAAGAATGGATTTTATTACGATGTAGATTTTGGAGATTATTCTTTTGCTGAGAAAGATTTAGAGGCTGTTGAGAATAAGATGCGTGAATTAGCTAAAAATAATAGCGAATATATACGTAAAGAGGTTTCTAAAGCTGATGCAATAGCTTACTTCGAGAAGAAAGGAGATCCTTACAAATTGGAGTTGATTAGTGAATTAAATGATGGCGAGATTACCTTTTATACACAAGGTGGTTTCACTGATTTATGCCGTGGACCTCATATACCAAATACCAGTTTTATTAAAGCTATTAAACTAACTTCAATTGCTGGTGCATATTGGAGGGGAGATGAAAAGAATAAACAGCTAACTCGTATCTATGGAATCACTTTTCCAAAAAATTCTGAATTAACTGAATATTTAGAGAAATTAGAGTTGGCTCGTCAGCGTGACCATAGAAAATTAGGAAAAGAATTGGAGCTATTTACGTTTTCTCAATCTGTAGGACAAGGGTTGCCACTTTGGTTGCCAAAAGGTGCCGATTTGAGAAACCGTTTAGAGAATTTTTTACGTAAAGTGCAGCGTAAAGCAGGGTATGTGCAGGTAATTACACCACATATTGGAGCTAAAGATTTGTATGTAACATCAGGTCACTATGCCAAATATGGAGCTGATTCATTTCAGCCTATTCATACACCCGATGAAAATGAGGAATTTTTGTTAAAACCTATGAATTGCCCACATCACTGTGAAATTTATAAGTCAAAACCACATTCTTACAAAGAATTACCACTTCGATTTGCCGAATTTGGAACGGTTTATCGTTATGAGCAAAGTGGAGAATTACATGGTTTAACTCGTGTACGTGGCTTTACACAAGATGATGCGCATATTTTTTGTACTCCCGAACAAGTAAAAGGGGAGTTTCAAAAAGTTATTGATATTGTATTATATATTTTTAAAACCTTAGATTTTAAAAATTTTACTGCTCAAGTTTCACTTCGTGATCCCGATAATCCAAGTAAATATATTGGTAGCGATGAGAATTGGCATAAAGCTGAATCGGCTATCAAAGAAGCAGTTGCTGAAAAGGATTTAAATACAGTGATTGAATATGGAGAAGCTGCATTCTATGGTCCAAAGCTTGATTTTATGGTAGAAGACGCTTTGGGTCGTCAATGGCAATTAGGAACAATTCAGGTGGATTATAATTTACCTGAGCGTTTTGAATTGGAATATATTGGTGCTGATAACCAGAAACACAGACCAGTGATGATACATAGGGCACCTTTTGGATCTATGGAACGATTTGTTGCTGTATTATTGGAGCACTGTGGTGGAGAATTCCCATTATGGCTTGCTCCTGAACAACTTGCAATACTTCCAATCAGTGAAAATTTCAATGATTATGCAGAAAAAGTTTTAAATCTCCTAAATAATTACGATATTCGCGGCTTTATTGATGATAGAAACGAGAAGATAGGTAAGAAAATCAGAGAAGCAGAAATTGGAAAAACCCCATTTATGCTTATTGTTGGTGAAAAAGAAATGGAAACTAATACAGTTTCTGTTCGCCAAAGAGGAGTGGGAGATATCGGTTCTATGTCAATAGAAGATTTTTCAAAAGTTATTAATAACATTATAGAAACAGAATTAGGGAAAAACTAA
- the infC gene encoding translation initiation factor IF-3 has protein sequence MRDQKRNFRPREVEELNRINERIRVPQIRLVLEGQEPLIIDTREALKMAEEQELDLVEISPNATPPVCKIMDYQKFLYAQKKKQKEIKAKQTKIVIKEIRFGPHTDEHDFNFKLEHARKFLKEGAKVKAYVFFRGRTIVYQDRGEILLLRFAQELAELGTLELMPKLEGKRMTIMINPKK, from the coding sequence ATGAGAGACCAAAAAAGAAATTTTCGCCCAAGAGAGGTGGAAGAACTAAACAGAATAAATGAACGCATTCGAGTTCCGCAGATCAGATTGGTACTGGAAGGGCAAGAGCCACTCATTATTGATACACGTGAAGCACTTAAAATGGCAGAGGAGCAAGAATTGGATTTGGTTGAAATTTCCCCTAATGCTACACCTCCTGTGTGTAAAATCATGGATTACCAGAAATTTTTATATGCACAGAAGAAAAAACAAAAAGAGATTAAAGCAAAGCAAACTAAAATTGTAATTAAGGAAATTCGTTTTGGTCCTCATACAGATGAACATGACTTCAATTTTAAATTGGAACATGCTAGAAAATTCCTAAAAGAAGGAGCTAAAGTGAAAGCTTATGTATTCTTTAGAGGAAGAACAATTGTGTATCAAGATAGAGGAGAAATCTTATTACTTCGTTTTGCACAAGAATTAGCCGAGTTGGGAACGCTTGAATTAATGCCAAAACTTGAGGGAAAAAGAATGACTATCATGATTAACCCTAAAAAATAG
- the rpmI gene encoding 50S ribosomal protein L35, whose translation MPKVKTKSSAKKRFQITGSGKVKRKHAFKSHILTKKSTKRKRNLTAAGLVDKTDMNNVKLMLNLK comes from the coding sequence ATGCCAAAAGTAAAAACAAAATCCAGTGCTAAAAAAAGATTTCAAATCACTGGTAGTGGGAAGGTAAAAAGAAAGCATGCTTTCAAAAGCCACATCCTTACTAAGAAATCAACAAAGCGTAAACGTAATTTAACAGCAGCAGGTCTTGTTGATAAAACAGACATGAATAATGTTAAATTAATGCTTAATTTAAAATAA
- the rplT gene encoding 50S ribosomal protein L20: protein MPRSVNHVASRARRKEYMKLAKGYYGRRKNVWTVAKNAIEKGLVHAYSGRKQKKRQFRSLWIMRINAGVREHGMSYSQFMGLYNKSNLELNRKVLADLAMNNPEAFKAVVDAVKK, encoded by the coding sequence ATGCCAAGATCAGTAAATCACGTAGCATCCAGAGCAAGAAGAAAAGAGTACATGAAACTTGCAAAAGGATATTATGGAAGAAGAAAAAATGTTTGGACAGTAGCGAAAAATGCTATTGAAAAAGGATTAGTTCACGCGTATAGCGGTAGAAAACAAAAGAAAAGACAATTCCGTTCACTTTGGATTATGCGTATCAACGCTGGTGTTAGAGAACACGGAATGAGCTATTCTCAATTTATGGGATTATACAATAAAAGCAACTTAGAATTAAACAGAAAAGTTCTTGCTGATTTAGCAATGAACAACCCTGAAGCATTCAAAGCTGTTGTTGATGCTGTAAAGAAATAA
- a CDS encoding phosphoglucomutase/phosphomannomutase family protein: MTDKIKFGTDGWRAVIGDTYTVVNVGRVAEATAKWISQSNNTSVLIGYDCRFNGKLFMETAIKVFLHYDIKVYFAKNFVSTPMVSMGTRKYGAALGVILTASHNPPEYGGFKLKSSFGGPLLPDKVQEVEDLIQDDFDRSMLNIDLDSAISKGTLVELDLESEYVKAVQDNFDLNAIRNSGMKFAYDAMYGAGQNVMRRLFPNIELLHCEYNPSFKGQAPEPIARNLRELETFLQEKKDIDIALVTDGDADRIGLYNGNGIFVDSHHIMLLLIHYMVKYKGLKGKVVTAFSSSPKIKKLCKHYGLEHETVKIGFKYIAGLMVTEDVLVGGEESGGIAVKGHIPERDGIWMGMILWEFMAKSGKRLTELIHEVYDIVGGFYFDRNDLHLDENLKQRIVENCKNDKYTSFGDFKIQHIETIDGFKFYFDKEAWVMIRPSGTEPVLRVYAEAATMSEVQAILKSTKETILN, translated from the coding sequence GTGACTGATAAAATTAAATTCGGAACAGACGGTTGGAGAGCTGTTATTGGTGATACATATACAGTTGTTAATGTAGGTAGAGTAGCAGAGGCTACTGCTAAGTGGATTTCACAATCAAATAATACATCGGTACTTATTGGCTATGATTGTAGATTTAATGGGAAGTTATTTATGGAAACTGCTATTAAAGTATTTCTACATTATGATATAAAAGTATATTTTGCTAAAAATTTTGTATCAACACCTATGGTCTCTATGGGTACAAGAAAATATGGTGCGGCATTAGGTGTGATTTTAACTGCTTCTCATAATCCACCTGAATATGGAGGGTTTAAACTAAAATCTTCTTTTGGGGGACCACTTTTACCAGATAAAGTACAAGAAGTTGAAGATTTGATTCAAGATGATTTTGACAGAAGTATGCTGAATATTGATTTAGATTCTGCTATTTCAAAAGGAACATTAGTGGAGTTGGATTTGGAAAGTGAATATGTAAAAGCAGTTCAAGATAACTTTGACTTAAATGCTATCCGAAATTCAGGGATGAAATTTGCTTATGATGCTATGTATGGTGCTGGTCAAAATGTAATGCGAAGATTATTTCCAAATATCGAACTATTGCATTGCGAATATAATCCTTCTTTTAAAGGGCAAGCGCCCGAACCAATTGCTAGAAATTTAAGAGAATTAGAGACTTTCTTGCAAGAAAAAAAGGATATTGATATTGCTTTAGTGACTGACGGAGATGCGGATAGAATTGGATTATATAATGGGAATGGAATTTTTGTGGATTCTCATCACATTATGCTATTGCTAATTCACTATATGGTGAAATATAAAGGTTTGAAAGGAAAAGTAGTCACCGCCTTTAGTAGCTCACCAAAGATTAAAAAATTATGTAAACATTATGGACTGGAGCATGAAACTGTAAAGATTGGGTTTAAATATATTGCGGGACTCATGGTAACAGAAGACGTTTTAGTAGGAGGAGAGGAATCAGGTGGAATTGCTGTGAAAGGACATATTCCAGAACGTGATGGTATTTGGATGGGTATGATACTTTGGGAGTTTATGGCTAAATCTGGAAAAAGATTAACTGAATTAATCCATGAAGTGTATGACATTGTTGGCGGTTTCTACTTTGATAGAAATGACTTACACCTTGATGAAAATTTGAAGCAAAGAATTGTAGAGAATTGTAAGAATGATAAATATACATCATTTGGTGATTTTAAAATTCAGCATATAGAAACAATAGATGGTTTTAAATTTTATTTCGACAAAGAAGCTTGGGTGATGATACGCCCATCCGGAACAGAACCTGTTTTACGTGTATATGCTGAAGCAGCAACTATGAGTGAGGTGCAAGCTATCTTAAAATCTACTAAAGAAACTATCTTAAATTAA
- the aroC gene encoding chorismate synthase: MGNTLGKLYTLTSFGESHGRAIGGVIDGVPAGFSLDINKIQRELDRRKPGQSAIVTQRKESDTVQFLSGIFEGKTTGAPIGFIIENNNQKSVDYEHLKDVYRPSHADFTYAEKYGIRDYRGGGRASARETANWVVAGAIAKQFLKEIGVQINSFVTQVGTIILEQDPIELDIPAFENEVRCPDTNTAERMIEYIKGIRAQGDTVGGIVFTRVTGVPIGLGAPVFDKLQADLGKAMLSINAVKGFDYGSGFGCVTMKGSEHNDSFLPDSSTQTNYSGGIQGGISNGMPIYFRVAFKPVATLMQKQQTIDKAYNSVEMMGKGRHDACVVPRAVPIVEAMTAITLFDHYLRNKITKL; the protein is encoded by the coding sequence ATGGGAAACACATTGGGTAAGCTTTATACATTGACTTCTTTTGGTGAATCTCATGGAAGAGCAATAGGTGGTGTGATTGATGGTGTGCCTGCTGGTTTCTCCTTAGATATAAATAAAATTCAAAGAGAATTAGATAGAAGAAAACCAGGACAATCAGCTATCGTGACACAACGCAAAGAAAGTGATACTGTACAATTTCTTTCAGGTATTTTTGAAGGGAAAACAACTGGTGCTCCAATTGGATTTATTATCGAAAATAACAATCAGAAATCAGTAGATTATGAACATCTGAAAGATGTGTACCGTCCTTCTCATGCAGATTTTACGTATGCAGAAAAATATGGAATTCGTGATTACAGAGGAGGGGGGAGAGCAAGTGCACGCGAAACCGCTAATTGGGTAGTGGCTGGAGCTATTGCCAAACAATTTTTAAAAGAAATAGGTGTTCAAATTAATTCCTTTGTGACTCAAGTAGGTACAATCATATTGGAGCAAGATCCCATTGAACTAGATATTCCTGCTTTTGAAAATGAAGTTAGGTGTCCTGATACAAACACGGCAGAACGAATGATTGAATATATTAAAGGGATTCGTGCGCAAGGAGATACAGTGGGAGGAATTGTTTTCACAAGAGTGACAGGTGTTCCTATTGGTTTGGGTGCTCCAGTTTTTGACAAACTACAAGCTGACTTAGGAAAAGCTATGTTGTCTATCAATGCAGTAAAGGGGTTTGATTATGGTTCTGGCTTTGGATGTGTGACAATGAAAGGAAGTGAGCACAATGATTCTTTCTTGCCTGATTCTTCTACACAAACGAATTACAGTGGTGGAATACAAGGGGGGATAAGTAACGGAATGCCCATCTATTTCAGAGTAGCATTTAAACCAGTTGCAACCCTTATGCAAAAGCAACAAACTATTGATAAAGCATATAATTCGGTAGAAATGATGGGGAAGGGAAGGCACGATGCGTGTGTAGTTCCTAGAGCAGTTCCTATTGTAGAGGCTATGACCGCAATAACACTCTTTGATCATTATCTGCGTAATAAAATAACGAAACTATAA
- a CDS encoding dicarboxylate/amino acid:cation symporter — protein MTQEQKKKKRLALHWKIIIGMILGVVFSLVLLQTPWGKDTTIIKVKGVDTSISNASLFVKHWIKPFGNMFINALKLIAVPLILGSLIKGVSDLKDVSKLSKMGLKTISIFIATTVTAVCIGIAVVNIIQPGKTISEETRISLMDSFSGEASHNISNAELQKENGPLKAIEDLIPNNIFFSASDNANMLQVIVFALLFGIAMIMIPEEKARPVKQFFDSFNDVILKLIDVIMLAAPIGVFALLAGLVVEAPSPDLFMALLWYAISVIIGLTLMLGVYGFMVYAFAKKSPKFFFKGIFPAQLLAFSTSSSAATLPVTMDRVENHLGVDEEISSFVLPIGATINMDGTSLYQAVAAIFIAQAMGMDLSAMTQIGIIATATLASIGSAAVPGAGMVMLVIVLAQAGIPEAGLALIFAIDRPLDMLRTTINVTGDATVSMVVAKGENMLKK, from the coding sequence ATGACTCAAGAACAAAAGAAGAAAAAACGTTTGGCGCTTCATTGGAAGATTATCATAGGAATGATATTAGGGGTTGTGTTTAGTTTAGTTTTGTTGCAAACCCCATGGGGGAAAGATACAACTATCATTAAAGTAAAAGGAGTTGATACATCCATCTCAAATGCCTCTTTGTTCGTAAAACACTGGATTAAGCCTTTTGGAAATATGTTTATCAATGCCTTGAAATTGATTGCTGTTCCTCTGATTTTAGGTTCTCTAATTAAGGGAGTTTCTGATTTAAAAGATGTTTCAAAGCTGTCTAAAATGGGGTTAAAAACAATTAGCATCTTTATAGCTACTACAGTGACTGCTGTGTGTATCGGTATTGCGGTTGTAAATATTATCCAGCCAGGAAAAACCATAAGTGAAGAAACGCGCATCAGTTTGATGGATAGTTTTAGTGGAGAAGCAAGTCATAATATCTCTAATGCCGAACTGCAAAAAGAGAATGGGCCTTTAAAAGCTATTGAAGATTTGATTCCCAACAACATCTTTTTCTCTGCATCTGATAATGCAAACATGCTTCAAGTAATCGTTTTTGCTTTATTATTTGGCATTGCTATGATTATGATTCCAGAAGAAAAAGCAAGACCTGTAAAGCAATTTTTTGATAGTTTTAATGATGTTATACTCAAGTTGATTGATGTTATTATGCTGGCAGCTCCAATCGGAGTATTTGCACTGTTGGCAGGATTAGTTGTGGAAGCACCAAGTCCTGACTTATTTATGGCGTTACTTTGGTATGCGATTAGTGTTATCATTGGTTTAACTTTAATGTTAGGAGTGTATGGTTTTATGGTGTATGCCTTTGCAAAGAAATCACCTAAATTTTTCTTCAAAGGAATATTCCCAGCGCAATTGCTAGCCTTTAGTACAAGTTCTTCTGCAGCCACACTTCCTGTAACAATGGATAGAGTAGAGAATCACTTAGGTGTTGATGAGGAAATTTCTAGTTTTGTTTTACCTATAGGAGCCACTATTAATATGGATGGAACTAGTTTGTATCAAGCAGTTGCTGCAATCTTTATAGCCCAAGCTATGGGGATGGATTTGAGTGCTATGACACAAATAGGTATTATTGCCACAGCCACCTTAGCAAGTATTGGCTCGGCAGCCGTACCTGGTGCGGGAATGGTGATGTTGGTTATTGTATTAGCGCAGGCTGGAATTCCAGAGGCTGGATTAGCTTTGATCTTTGCTATTGATAGACCACTGGATATGTTGCGTACTACTATTAATGTAACAGGAGATGCTACGGTTTCCATGGTAGTTGCCAAAGGAGAAAATATGCTCAAAAAATAG